In Lottiidibacillus patelloidae, the genomic window GATAAAGGAAACACAAAAAGCGGAGCGTTTTGATGTTGACTTATCGTAAGTGAGTAGTATGAAGTTCTCAAGTTGATAGGAGCCTTTTCTAGACACCACATCACTGCTCAATGTAGACTTATCGTAAATAAAAAGTGTGAAGAATTGTAGGCGTTGGGAGCTGAAGCTGGATCAAATATAGAAAAGCGAGGCGCACGCTTAGCGACGTATAAGCTCGCATATCTCTATATAAAAAAGCGCTAAAATTAGCGCTTTTTATGTTTGTGGTAAACAAACTTTATTATTAAGCATTATTTTGAAGTCCTTCTCTGGAACTGGTTTGCTAAAGAGAAATCCTTGTACTTCTTGACAACCAGAATCTTTTAAAGTAATAAGTTGCTCCAAAGTTTCGACACCTTCACCGACAATAGCTAATCCAAGAGATTGCGCTAATTGAATCGTAGCATTCGTTAACTCAACTGAGTCAACATCTGATGGAATAGCTTTAATAAATGAACGGTCAATTTTCAACGTATCAATTTTAAATTTCTTTAAATAACTAATAGAAGAATAACCAGTCCCAAAATCATCAATAGCAATTTGAATACCCATTGCTTTCATTTTCTCAATTGTTGCAAGCACAGTATCCTTATGTTCCATAACGACACTTTCTGTAATTTCAATTTCTATTAAATTGGGATCCATTTTAGTACGAGTAAAAATATTAATAATTGTTTGCAATAAATCTTTCTGTAAAAACTGTAAGGCTGAGAAATTGACCGAAACTTTAATTTTGTTCATTCCACTTTGTATCCATTGGCGGTGGTGATTACAAACTTCTTCAAGCACCCAGTTGCTTATCGGAATAATTAAACCAGTTTCTTCTGCTAATGGAATAAATTCAGTTGGCGAAATAAAACCGAATTCAGGGTGCTTCCAACGGAGTAAGGCCTCTGCACCAATAATATCGTTGGAATTAACATCAATTCTTGGCTGATAATGTATAGAAAACTCTTCATTTTGTAGTGCTTTTCTTAAATCATTACGCAATGTAAATGTCTTCATAGCCATTTGTTCCATTGATGCCGTATAAATTTTATATTGATTTTTCCCATCTTCTTTTGCTTGATACATCGCAATATCAGCATTTTTTAACAACGTTTGCACTGACTCCCCGGCTTTTGGATATACTGCTACACCAATACTCACTGTTACAATAAAATCGTAATTATTCAGGTTAAATGGCTTTTTAAATAATTCTAATATCGTCTTTGCAAAATGTTCAGTACTTTCTTGTGTACTATTTTTAATAACTACAGTAAATTCATCTCCGCCATTTCTAGCAACAAAACCATATGGCGAAATTGCTTCTAGTAGTCGCTCAGATACTTGAATTAGTAATTCATCTCCGGAAAAGTGTCCTAATGAGTCGTTAATAAATTTAAATCCATCAATATCAAAAAATAATATTGAAAATTGCTTGCAATCCTCACATGCTTCGCTAATGTATTCTTTCAAATTTTCTAGTAGATACCTTCTATTAGGTAAACCTGTTAAGTCGTCATGATATGCCAAATGATGAATTTTTTGTTGAGCATACTTTTGCTCTGTTATATCTTTAAAGTTGTAAACAATGCCGTTCACACTAGGGTCTTTTAAGCGATTAACTGCTGTAACTTCACAATGATAATAGCGCTTGCTTGTTAACATGACTCGTATTTCAAATTTTATAGGAATGTTAACACTTTTAAGTACTCTTTGGAAATTTTGTTTAGCCACGTTAACATCGTCTTTGTGAACAAAGTCGAAATGACTTTTTCCGATATAATCATAAACTGATTTTTCTGTTAAGTTTTCCACCGTGGGGCCAATGTAAGTAATTACCCCATTTCCATCAAGCACTTTAACAATATCAGCTGAATATTGAATTAATGATTTAAATCTTTCTTCTTTAGCTAACAACTGTTGTT contains:
- a CDS encoding PAS domain S-box protein — its product is MKEKSPTTHNLKDIFESLLENNVISLFLLNDNGIIQNYNENASLQVGFDLSKYKSKSFHLLFDQDSQDKVKKQFNNFLKGRFERNIVELDDSEGKTQFQLSFSIAEFNGEKYGVYGLLSQVDEEEMPTYNHIVNDVINELDVSIWAADYRTKKYLHVSHGSEKVYGYTSEQFYNDPLLWAKVIYPEDLPKVDQGQKQLRLGKAIDNEYRIYHANGEIRWISDKVIPKLDTNGNIMQYMGIIKDITHQKNAEQRLAESEQKFRSLYEYNPFSVYTLDTNGNFIDGNKASETMVGYRKEDLIGQSFLPLMAENSKKKALHYFQEVLKGEAQNYVVDAVHKNGSHIKLNITNIPVIVNGKIIGVHGIAKDLSTLQESEEKYRNLVEQSLVGVYIIQDGKFVFSNQTLLEIFGYKSVIGKTAIEVIHEDDRNRIAENMQRRLDGEIVPSTEAKALKADGTVFHIELLGTKTTYNGKPAVTGMVLDVTQRKVMEGTLTEREQQLLAKEERFKSLIQYSADIVKVLDGNGVITYIGPTVENLTEKSVYDYIGKSHFDFVHKDDVNVAKQNFQRVLKSVNIPIKFEIRVMLTSKRYYHCEVTAVNRLKDPSVNGIVYNFKDITEQKYAQQKIHHLAYHDDLTGLPNRRYLLENLKEYISEACEDCKQFSILFFDIDGFKFINDSLGHFSGDELLIQVSERLLEAISPYGFVARNGGDEFTVVIKNSTQESTEHFAKTILELFKKPFNLNNYDFIVTVSIGVAVYPKAGESVQTLLKNADIAMYQAKEDGKNQYKIYTASMEQMAMKTFTLRNDLRKALQNEEFSIHYQPRIDVNSNDIIGAEALLRWKHPEFGFISPTEFIPLAEETGLIIPISNWVLEEVCNHHRQWIQSGMNKIKVSVNFSALQFLQKDLLQTIINIFTRTKMDPNLIEIEITESVVMEHKDTVLATIEKMKAMGIQIAIDDFGTGYSSISYLKKFKIDTLKIDRSFIKAIPSDVDSVELTNATIQLAQSLGLAIVGEGVETLEQLITLKDSGCQEVQGFLFSKPVPEKDFKIMLNNKVCLPQT